A part of Rhinatrema bivittatum chromosome 16, aRhiBiv1.1, whole genome shotgun sequence genomic DNA contains:
- the LOC115077354 gene encoding olfactory receptor 5V1-like has protein sequence MERRNYTAPSKFIILGFSSLPKLQMLLFGFFLVIYMVTWVGNALIIIVTRVDINLHKPMYFFLGNLSFLDICYTSATVPKMLENLLQEKKTISYEGCMVQLYFFLCFLGTECVLLAVMAYDRYVAICNPLRYLIIMCKMLCGHLATASCLAGLVNSAIHTYFTFRLPFCDSNELNYFFCDIPPLLSLSCADTSLNETVLLVTGVFIGWTPCLCIIVSYIYIISTILRISSSEGRQKAFSTCSSHITVVIFFYATAIFTYMRPISSYSLDRDRLFSLLYSFVTPMLNPAIYTLKNKDVKRALRKVFAMKASSSQTQC, from the coding sequence atggaaaggagaaattacactGCACCCTCCAAATTTATAATTCTGGGGTTCTCCAGTCTTCCTAAACTACAGATGTTACTCTTTGGATTTTTTCTGGTTATCTATATGGTAACATGGGTAGGAAATGCCCTTATCATAATAGTAACTAGAGTGGACATAAACCTTCACAAACCCATGTATTTTTTCTTGGGAAATTTGTCCTTTCTTGACATTTGTTATACATCAGCTACAGTGCCCAAAATGCTGGAAAACCTTCTGCAGGAGAAGAAAACCATCTCATATGAAGGCTGCATGGTACAGTTGTATTTCTTCCTTTGTTTTTTGGGCACAGAGTGTGTTCTGCTTGCAGTGATGGCTTATGATCGCTATGTAGCGATCTGTAATCCTTTACGCTATCTGATCATTATGTGCAAAATGTTGTGTGGGCATCTGGCAACAGCTTCCTGTCTCGCAGGTTTGGTGAATTCAGCAATACATACTTATTTCACCTTCAGACTGCCCTTCTGCGATTCCAATGAACTGAACTATTTCTTTTGTGACATTCCCCCTCTGCTATCACTCTCCTGTGCTGACACCTCCTTGAATGAGACCGTACTGCTCGTCACGGGTGTGTTCATAGGTTGGACTCCTTGCCTGTGCATCATTGTGTCCTATATTTATATCATATCAACCATACTGAGAATCAGCTCTAGTGAAGGGAGAcaaaaggccttctccacctgcagcTCCCACATCACCGTGGTTATCTTTTTCTATGCCACCGCAATCTTTACCTATATGCGTCCCATCTCAAGCTACTCACTAGACAGGGACCGGCTGTTCTCTCTCTTGTACAGTTTCGTAACACCCATGCTGAATCCTGCTATCTATACCCTGAAAAACAAGGATGTGAAAAGAGCCTTGAGAAAGGTATTTGCAATGAAAGCATCTTCCTCACAAACTCAGTGTTAG
- the LOC115077357 gene encoding olfactory receptor 5V1-like: MEIGNQTTLTEFIILGFSNLLELQNLLFGVFLVIYLVTLVGNIAIITVARIDICLHKPMYFFLGNLSFLDICYTTSTVPKMLENLLAEKKSISYPGCIVQLYFFLSFVGTECVLLAVMAYDRYAAICNPLRYTVIMNNMVCWSLTASCWITGLVNSAIHTYFTFRLPFCGANKLNYFFCDIPPLLSLSCADTSVNEAVLLAIGVFIGWTPFLCIIMSYVYIILTILKIRSSKGRHKAFSTCASHLTVVLLYYGSSIFTYVRPISSYSLDKDRLISVLYSFVTPMLNPIIYTLKNKDVKSALKKIFVKKMVSNA, encoded by the coding sequence ATGGAAATAGGAAACCAGACCACACTTACAGAATTCATTATTCTTGGATTTTCTAATCTCCTGGAGCTACAGAATCTATTATTTGGAGTCTTTTTGGTCATCTATTTGGTGACCCTAGTAGGTAACATTGCCATCATCACTGTAGCCAGAATTGACATTTGTCTTCATAAACCGATGTATTTCTTCCTGGGGAATTTGTCCTTCCTGGACATCTGCTACACAACATCTACGGTCCCCAAAATGCTGGAAAACCTCCTGGCAGAGAAGAAATCCATTTCTTACCCTGGCTGTATCGTGCAgttgtatttctttctttcctttgtgGGCACAGAATGTGTCCTGCTTGCGGTGATGGCTTACGATCGCTATGCAGCAATTTGTAACCCCCTGCGTTACACGGTCATCATGAATAATATGGTGTGTTGGAGTCTCACAGCAAGTTGCTGGATCACCGGCTTGGTGAATTCGGCAATACACACCTATTTTACTTTCAGACTTCCCTTCTGTGGTGCCAACAAACTCAACTATTTTTTTTGTGATATCCCACCTCTGCTGTCACTCTCCTGTGCTGATACCTCTGTCAATGAAGCTGTGCTTTTAGCCATAGGTGTGTTCATAGGCTGGACTCCCTTTCTGTGTATTATCATGTCATATGTTTATATCATATTGACCATCCTGAAAATTCGTTCTAGCAAGGGGAGACACAAAGCCTTCTCTACCTGTGCATCCCACCTGACTGTGGTTTTACTATATTATGGTAGTTCGATCTTCACGTATGTGCGCCCAATCTCAAGCTATTCACTAGATAAGGACAGGCTGATTTCTGTGTTGTATAGTTTTGTGACACCCATGTTGAACCCTATCATCTATACCCTGAAAAACAAGGATGTAAAAAGtgcattgaaaaagatatttgttaaaAAAATGGTCTCAAATGCCTGA
- the LOC115077356 gene encoding olfactory receptor 5V1-like, with the protein MEIKNYTAPSKFIFLGFSSLSELWMLLFALFLFIYMVTWVGNGIIIIVTRMDSNLHKPMYFFLGILSFLDICYTSVTVPKILENLLQEKKTISFEGCMVQMYFYLCFLGTECVLLAVMAYDRYVAICNPFHYLTIMSKKVCGYLATFSWFVGLVNSAVHTYFTFTLPFCASNELNYFFCDIPPLLSLSCVDISINETVLLVAGTLLAWTPFLCIIMSYVYIILAILKISSSEGRQKAFSTCSSHITVVIFFYATAIFTYMRPISSYSLDRDRLLSLLYSFVTPMLNPVIYTLKNKDVKSGMRKVFLPKAFSSHA; encoded by the coding sequence atggaaataaaaaattacacTGCACCCTCCAAATTTATATTTCTGGGGTTCTCAAGTCTTTCTGAGCTATGGATGTTACTCTTTGCTCTCTTTTTGTTTATCTACATGGTAACCTGGGTGGGAAATGGAATTATTATAATAGTAACAAGAATGGATTCTAACCTTCACAAACCCATGTATTTTTTCTTGGGGATTTTGTCCTTCCTGGACATTTGTTATACTTCAGTTACAGTTCCTAAAATACTGGAAAACCTCTTGCAGGAGAAGAAAACCATCTCGTTTGAAGGCTGCATGGTACAGATGTATTTCTACCTTTGTTTTCTGGGCACAGAGTGTGTTCTGCTTGCAGTCATGGCTTATGATCGTTATGTCGCTATTTGTAACCCTTTTCATTATCTGACCATTATGAGTAAGAAGGTTTGTGGATATCTAGCAACATTTTCCTGGTTTGTAGGTTTAGTCAATTCAGCAGTCCATACTTATTTCACCTTCACACTGCCCTTCTGTGCATCCAATGAACTCAACTATTTCTTTTGTGATATTCCCCCTCTGTTATCACTCTCCTGTGTTGATATCTCCATCAATGAAACCGTGCTGCTAGTCGCAGGCACTTTGTTAGCCTGGACACCTTTTCTTTGTATCATCATGTCTTATGTTTATATCATATTAGCCATATTGAAAATCAGCTCTAGTGAAGGGAGAcaaaaggccttctccacctgcagcTCCCACATCACCGTGGTTATCTTTTTCTATGCCACTGCAATCTTTACCTATATGCGTCCCATCTCAAGCTACTCACTAGACAGGGACCGGCTGCTCTCTCTCTTGTACAGTTTTGTAACGCCCATGCTGAATCCTGTTATCTATACCCTGAAAAACAAGGATGTGAAGAGTGGCATGAGAAAGGTATTTTTACCAAAAGCATTTTCCTCACATGCTTGA
- the LOC115077355 gene encoding olfactory receptor 5V1-like, with amino-acid sequence MEMRNYTAPSRFIFLGFPSLPKLQMLLFAVVLVIYMVTWVGNGIIIIVTRMDANLHKPMYYFLGNLSFLDICYTSVTLPKMLENLLQEKKTISYEGCIVQLFFFLCFLGTECVLLAVMAYDRYVAICNPLHYLTIMSKKVCGYLATFSWLAGLVDSAVHTYFTFRLPFCASNELNYFFCDIPPLLSLSCADTSINQTVLLVAGTLIAWTPFLCIITSYVYIISAILRISSSEGRQKAFSTCSSHITVVIFFFATAVFTYMRPISSYSLDRDRLLSLLYSFVTPMLNPAIYTLKNKDVKSGLRKVRRYVGTTICIQSGRFQNNW; translated from the exons atggaaatgagaaattacacTGCACCCTCCAGATTTATATTTCTGGGTTTCCCTAGTCTTCCTAAATTACAGATGTTACTCTTTGCTGTTGTTTTGGTTATCTACATGGTAACCTGGGTGGGAAATGGAATTATTATAATAGTAACAAGAATGGATGCAAACCTTCACAAACCCATGTATTATTTCTTGGGGAATCTGTCCTTCCTGGACATTTGTTATACTTCGGTTACGCTTCCCAAAATGCTGGAAAACCTCTTGCAGGAGAAGAAAACCATCTCATACGAAGGCTGCATAGTGCAgttgtttttcttcctttgttttctgggcacagagtgtgtcctgcttgcAGTCATGGCCTACGACCGTTATGTGGCAATCTGTAACCCCTTGCACTACCTGACCATTATGAGTAAGAAGGTTTGTGGATATCTAGCAACATTTTCCTGGCTTGCAGGTTTGGTGGATTCGGCAGTCCATACGTATTTCACCTTCAGACTGCCCTTCTGCGCATCCAATGAACTCAACTATTTCTTTTGTGACATCCCCCCTCTGCTATCACTCTCCTGCGCTGATACGTCCATCAATCAAACCGTGCTGCTAGTCGCAGGCACGTTAATAGCTTGGACTCCTTTTCTTTGTATCATCACGTCCTACGTTTATATCATATCAGCCATATTGAGAATCAGCTCTAGTGAAGGGAGAcaaaaggccttctccacctgtaGCTCCCACATCACCGTGGTTATCTTTTTCTTTGCCACTGCTGTCTTCACCTATATGCGTCCCATCTCAAGCTACTCACTAGACAGGGACCGGCTGCTCTCTCTCTTGTACAGTTTCGTAACGCCCATGCTGAATCCTGCTATCTATACCCTGAAAAACAAGGATGTGAAGAGTGGCTTGAGAAAG GTTAGAAGATATGTTGGGACTACCATTTGCATTCAGTCTGGTAGATTTCAGAACAATTG gtga
- the LOC115077358 gene encoding olfactory receptor 5V1-like, which yields MEITNQTMPSEFIILGFSNILELQALFFGVLLVIYLLTLVGNIGIIIVTRIDIHLHKPMYFFLGNLSFLDICYTSATVPKMLENLLMDLKTISCIGCIAQLYFFVSFVGTECVLLAVMAYDRYVAICNPLRYMIIMNKMVCCSLAASCWLAGLVNSAIHTYFTFTLPFCGANKLNYFFCDIPPLLSISCADTSINEALLLTIGVFIGWTPFLCIIMSYVYIISTILKIRSSKGRHKAFSTCASHLIMVILYYGSAIFTYVRPISSYSLDKDRLVSMLYSFVTPMLNPIIYTLKNKDVKSALSKLFVKKIFSNS from the coding sequence ATGGAAATCACAAATCAGACCATGCCTTCAGAATTCATTATTTTGGGGTTCTCCAATATTCTGGAGTTACAGGCTCTATTCTTTGGTGTCCTTTTGGTGATCTATTTACTGACCCTGGTAGGAAATATTGGTATCATCATAGTAACCAGAATTGACATTCACCTCCATAAACCGATGTATTTTTTCCTTGGGAATTTGTCCTTCCTGGACATCTGCTACACATCTGCTACAGTGCCCAAAATGCTGGAGAACCTCTTGATGGATTTGAAAACCATTTCTTGCATTGGCTGCATTGCGCAGttgtatttctttgtttcctttgtgGGCACAGAGTGTGTCCTGCTGGCAGTGATGGCCTACGATCGCTATGTGGCAATCTGCAACCCCCTACGATATATGATCATCATGAATAAAATGGTGTGTTGCAGTCTCGCAGCAAGTTGCTGGCTCGCTGGTTTGGTGAATTCAGCGATACACACTTATTTCACTTTTACACTGCCCTTCTGTGGTGCCAATAAGCTCAACTATTTCTTTTGTGATATACCTCCTCTACTTTCCATCTCATGTGCTGATACGTCCATCAATGAAGCTCTGCTATTAACCATTGGTGTGTTCATAGGTTGGACTCCCTTTCTGTGTATTATCATGTCATATGTTTATATCATATCAACCATCTTAAAAATTCGCTCTAGCAAGGGGAGACATAAAGCATTCTCTACTTGTGCATCTCACCTGATCATGGTGATATTATATTATGGAAGTGCAATCTTCACCTATGTACGCCCAATTTCAAGCTACTCACTAGATAAGGACAGATTGGTGTCCATGTTATACAGTTTTGTGACTCCCATGTTGAATCCTATCATCTATACCTTGAAAAACAAGGACGTGAAAAGTGCATTGTCAAAgttatttgttaaaaaaatattctcaaaTTCCTGA